In one Fimbriimonadaceae bacterium genomic region, the following are encoded:
- a CDS encoding tetratricopeptide repeat protein — translation MRLLDERLGVFEGSFEAGAARVVCGGWGVARPHVASVLEELQTRGRVTLVAHARPARWRLNGPRGNPSDSLGRRHAAYYDGFCRRARPHFSGRHQQRWLDRFEHEVPNLRQAIRWSLEHGEADWALGISVASFALWFKRDMATEGLEWTTRSLDAFGDAPDPLRLDGLNAAGMLHTAVGSSSEGRRVLLLALELAWALGEPAAEAAVLSNLGITFRDEGDLDEARKSLSGAIALWRQLGQDGRLANSLVNLSAVLIAQNREREAAPLLAEAETMYNQLDDPWSRAMVGFTLADLAMRNGEMARARAELAESIRTFKHLKDHRGLAVCFKLLSGLEATIGRYRRAAILFGAAESARSAAQVQIAAIELAPLMQTVEEVREILGEEQYDDAWTHGNELALADAVAFALE, via the coding sequence TTGCGTCTCTTGGACGAACGGTTGGGGGTCTTCGAAGGCTCATTCGAGGCTGGGGCGGCACGCGTCGTCTGTGGCGGATGGGGTGTTGCCCGCCCGCACGTCGCATCCGTTCTCGAGGAACTCCAGACGCGCGGCCGGGTGACCTTGGTCGCCCACGCGCGCCCCGCCCGTTGGCGGCTCAACGGGCCCCGCGGCAACCCGTCGGATTCGCTGGGGCGCCGCCACGCGGCGTACTACGATGGATTCTGCCGTCGGGCACGTCCCCACTTCAGCGGCCGGCACCAGCAACGATGGCTCGATCGCTTCGAACACGAGGTGCCCAATCTGCGCCAAGCCATCCGCTGGTCCCTCGAGCACGGTGAGGCCGATTGGGCCCTCGGCATCTCGGTGGCAAGCTTCGCGCTCTGGTTCAAGCGGGACATGGCGACCGAGGGCCTCGAGTGGACGACCCGATCGCTCGACGCGTTCGGAGACGCGCCCGATCCGCTCCGACTCGACGGCCTCAACGCCGCCGGCATGCTCCACACCGCCGTGGGATCGTCTTCCGAAGGCCGGCGCGTCCTGCTCTTGGCGCTCGAGCTTGCCTGGGCCTTGGGCGAGCCCGCGGCCGAAGCCGCGGTGCTGAGCAACTTGGGCATCACGTTCCGGGACGAGGGGGATCTCGACGAAGCTCGAAAGTCCCTGAGCGGAGCGATTGCGCTTTGGCGCCAACTCGGCCAGGATGGGCGACTCGCCAACAGCCTTGTGAATCTCTCGGCGGTGCTCATCGCTCAGAACCGCGAACGGGAAGCCGCCCCGCTTCTGGCCGAGGCCGAGACGATGTACAACCAACTCGACGATCCTTGGAGCCGCGCGATGGTCGGGTTTACGCTCGCGGATCTGGCGATGCGAAACGGTGAGATGGCTCGCGCGCGCGCCGAGCTCGCGGAGTCGATCCGTACCTTCAAACACTTGAAGGACCACCGGGGCCTCGCCGTCTGTTTCAAACTGCTTTCCGGGTTGGAAGCGACCATCGGCCGCTATCGTCGAGCGGCCATCCTGTTCGGCGCCGCCGAATCCGCCCGGAGCGCGGCCCAAGTCCAGATCGCCGCGATCGAACTCGCCCCTTTGATGCAGACGGTCGAGGAGGTCCGAGAGATCCTGGGCGAGGAGCAGTACGACGACGCCTGGACGCACGGGAACGAGCTCGCGCTGGCCGACGCCGTGGCCTTCGCCCTCGAATAG
- a CDS encoding PspA/IM30 family protein, which yields MGRFFRWLKALFNRGMDKLEDPEMMLDQAKRDMQQTLNSNREKAVQAITQKNRLQMMVDEATKKSEQLESQATMALRQGNRDLARQFIREKANVDATLGTLQGSLVQATQAVEAVKLAIKRQEEETRKKTAEALAMKAQWKQAQIQNSISKALEGLTFENQLESFGAAADRIRDAQSEAAARQEMMASSIQGKVIAMEDQALDYEAEEQLQKLEERLGMRETPQTAAPEIPETVQVSEGDAPVPSTEAQPDVATPSEIDSQLSELEKRIQSSDE from the coding sequence ATGGGACGATTTTTTCGCTGGCTGAAAGCCCTGTTTAACCGCGGCATGGACAAGCTCGAGGATCCCGAGATGATGCTCGACCAGGCCAAGCGGGACATGCAACAGACGCTGAACTCGAATCGGGAGAAGGCCGTCCAGGCGATCACCCAGAAGAACCGTCTCCAGATGATGGTCGACGAAGCGACCAAGAAATCCGAGCAGTTGGAGTCCCAGGCCACGATGGCGCTCCGCCAAGGAAACCGCGACCTCGCTCGGCAGTTCATCCGTGAGAAGGCCAACGTGGACGCCACCCTCGGCACGCTGCAGGGTTCGCTCGTCCAAGCGACGCAAGCCGTCGAGGCCGTCAAACTCGCGATCAAGCGCCAAGAGGAAGAGACGCGCAAGAAGACCGCGGAAGCGCTGGCGATGAAAGCGCAGTGGAAACAGGCCCAGATCCAGAACTCGATCTCGAAGGCCCTCGAGGGGCTGACCTTCGAGAACCAGCTCGAGTCGTTCGGGGCCGCCGCGGACCGCATCCGCGACGCCCAAAGCGAGGCGGCCGCCCGTCAGGAGATGATGGCGAGCAGCATTCAGGGCAAAGTGATCGCGATGGAGGATCAGGCCCTCGACTACGAGGCCGAAGAGCAGCTTCAGAAGCTCGAGGAGCGGCTCGGCATGCGCGAAACGCCCCAGACGGCCGCGCCCGAAATCCCCGAAACGGTCCAAGTCAGCGAGGGCGACGCGCCGGTTCCCTCGACCGAAGCGCAACCCGACGTGGCCACGCCTTCCGAGATCGACTCCCAACTGAGCGAGCTCGAAAAGCGCATTCAATCCAGCGACGAATAA
- the speD gene encoding adenosylmethionine decarboxylase, producing MSQVLLLVSLSVVFAALTLRQGDSAQPWWVRLLERLRPRAAVAEPVVSHESGWTLIHCDDAESFNAWLGRDEEGLPTKPGEEPSLGSHLLVELFGCESKLLEEERTVGDAMREAAVQSEATIVAQSFHEFKPWGVSGAVIIQESHYTIHTWPEHEYAAVDLFYCGGTVLVHKAVEVLERRFRPKRIKFLVVRRGLQSEVHK from the coding sequence TTGTCCCAAGTTCTTCTTCTCGTTTCACTTAGCGTCGTCTTTGCCGCGCTCACGCTCCGCCAGGGCGATTCGGCCCAGCCTTGGTGGGTACGCCTCTTGGAACGCCTGCGCCCGCGCGCCGCCGTCGCCGAACCCGTCGTCTCGCACGAGTCGGGCTGGACGCTGATCCACTGCGACGACGCCGAGAGCTTCAACGCGTGGCTTGGCCGGGACGAGGAGGGGTTGCCCACGAAGCCGGGAGAGGAGCCCTCGCTCGGTTCCCACCTGCTCGTCGAACTGTTCGGTTGCGAGTCCAAACTCCTGGAAGAGGAGCGCACGGTGGGCGACGCGATGCGCGAGGCGGCCGTTCAGAGCGAGGCGACCATCGTCGCCCAGTCGTTCCACGAGTTCAAACCGTGGGGAGTCTCCGGCGCCGTCATCATCCAAGAGTCTCACTACACCATCCACACGTGGCCGGAACACGAGTACGCGGCCGTGGACCTCTTCTACTGCGGGGGCACCGTGCTCGTGCACAAGGCCGTCGAAGTGCTCGAACGGCGCTTCCGTCCCAAACGGATCAAGTTCCTCGTCGTCCGCCGCGGCCTGCAAAGCGAAGTGCACAAGTAA
- a CDS encoding fused MFS/spermidine synthase: MHFSQATGMTIAETHTSAATWFFQVEKMILEGRTKYQTYQIAEVPRFGKSLFLDYNIQTSLMDEHIFHECMSQPAMALHPHPRKVAVCGGGEGATLREALAHNTVEEAVMIDIDEELVDMVKEHMPEWHQGAFEDPRTTLLHQDARAYLRDHRGAGFDVVLSDLPNPHEDGPGQMLFTKEYFQICADAMADDGVFAMQAGCANMNYPECMACCIKTLESMRETFPYVRGYWGIVTTFFMPWGFVLASKKHDPAALDEQEIARRFAQRGVHTRYYTPRFHDAVFALPDYMLEATAHARILTDAEPFVWTA; encoded by the coding sequence ATGCACTTCTCCCAAGCCACCGGCATGACGATCGCCGAGACGCACACGTCGGCGGCAACTTGGTTCTTCCAGGTCGAGAAGATGATTCTCGAGGGTCGCACGAAGTACCAGACCTACCAGATCGCCGAAGTGCCGCGATTCGGTAAATCGCTCTTCCTCGACTACAACATCCAAACGTCGCTGATGGACGAGCACATCTTCCACGAGTGCATGAGCCAACCCGCGATGGCCCTCCACCCCCACCCGCGCAAGGTCGCGGTCTGCGGCGGCGGCGAGGGAGCCACCTTGAGGGAGGCCCTGGCCCACAACACCGTGGAAGAGGCCGTGATGATCGACATCGACGAGGAGCTCGTCGACATGGTCAAGGAGCACATGCCCGAGTGGCACCAGGGCGCGTTCGAGGACCCTCGCACGACGCTCCTGCACCAGGACGCGCGGGCGTACCTGCGCGACCACCGGGGCGCCGGATTCGACGTTGTCCTCAGCGATCTGCCCAACCCCCACGAAGACGGACCCGGGCAGATGCTGTTCACCAAGGAGTACTTCCAAATCTGCGCCGACGCAATGGCCGACGACGGGGTGTTCGCCATGCAGGCCGGCTGTGCAAACATGAACTACCCCGAATGCATGGCATGCTGCATCAAGACCCTCGAGAGCATGCGCGAGACGTTTCCCTACGTGCGCGGCTACTGGGGCATCGTCACCACGTTCTTCATGCCTTGGGGCTTCGTCCTGGCCAGCAAGAAGCACGACCCCGCCGCGCTCGACGAGCAGGAGATCGCCAGGCGGTTTGCCCAGCGGGGAGTCCACACACGCTACTACACGCCGCGCTTCCACGACGCGGTATTCGCGCTCCCGGACTACATGCTCGAAGCCACGGCCCACGCAAGGATCCTGACGGACGCAGAACCCTTCGTCTGGACAGCGTAA
- a CDS encoding thioredoxin family protein has product MALFVIGCGPKEEPAPATDAGVSASSPPEAAPPVATTETPADESGWSTSLDEGLAQAKKEGKMVLVDFSAEW; this is encoded by the coding sequence ATGGCTCTCTTCGTCATCGGCTGCGGTCCCAAGGAGGAACCGGCACCCGCGACCGATGCGGGCGTGTCGGCCTCGTCGCCGCCCGAGGCGGCGCCTCCCGTCGCAACGACCGAGACGCCCGCCGACGAGTCGGGATGGAGCACATCCCTCGACGAGGGGCTCGCCCAAGCCAAGAAAGAGGGCAAGATGGTGCTCGTCGATTTCAGTGCCGAGTGGTGA
- a CDS encoding thioredoxin family protein codes for MFPSDKFKEKAADFVLVKIDVDQQGELASKYEVSGIPDIIFLAPDGTVKHRALGFRGTEGLIQEMDKAKAL; via the coding sequence GTGTTCCCCAGCGACAAGTTCAAAGAGAAGGCCGCCGACTTCGTCCTTGTGAAGATCGACGTCGACCAGCAAGGCGAGCTCGCCTCGAAGTACGAGGTGTCCGGCATTCCCGACATCATCTTCCTCGCTCCCGACGGCACGGTCAAGCACCGAGCCCTGGGATTCCGCGGCACCGAGGGTCTCATCCAAGAGATGGACAAAGCCAAAGCGCTCTGA
- a CDS encoding DUF1501 domain-containing protein has product MNKRFDERWTCEGDWTPAVSRRALLGGGALAAVWWAARGTALADLSLGDQPDPTGDLLVVVFLRGGADGMNMVAPVGADAYHRARPTLALARATDRTAPKADRVLDLDGFFGLNPAMGPLLPLYREGRLGFVHACGSGDHTRSHFEAMAAMERGNENIRGGIASGWLARHLDARPQKGASPLRAVAFSSVMPDSLRGATSAMALESLADFRLRLPEGPENRGGRLRQTLTRLYQDQLRDPIVDAGVETFKLLETLNRLDPAHYKPESGAAYPDSELGRGLRQVAFLAKARVGLEVAFLDRGGWDTHVAQGSSTGYMALGLTDVSDSLAAFAKDLGPALDRTTVVVMTEFGRRLQENSGLGTDHGRGSVMTVLGGGTQGGRVHAKWPGLEPHELDEVGDLRVTTDYRDVLAEILDKRVRSTNLAAVFPGHTPKALGVVQ; this is encoded by the coding sequence ATGAACAAACGGTTTGACGAACGGTGGACGTGCGAAGGGGATTGGACTCCTGCGGTGAGTCGTCGGGCCCTGCTTGGCGGCGGCGCGCTTGCGGCGGTCTGGTGGGCCGCCCGCGGCACGGCGCTGGCGGACCTTTCCCTGGGAGACCAGCCGGACCCAACCGGCGACCTGCTGGTCGTCGTCTTCCTTCGGGGAGGGGCCGACGGCATGAACATGGTGGCACCGGTGGGCGCGGACGCGTACCATCGGGCACGGCCGACCTTGGCCTTGGCTCGCGCCACGGACCGCACGGCCCCGAAGGCGGACCGGGTTCTTGACCTGGACGGATTCTTCGGATTGAATCCAGCGATGGGACCGTTGCTTCCGCTCTACCGAGAGGGCCGCCTGGGTTTCGTGCACGCGTGCGGCTCGGGCGATCACACACGTTCCCACTTCGAGGCGATGGCGGCGATGGAGCGCGGCAACGAGAACATCCGGGGAGGAATTGCGAGCGGGTGGCTGGCGCGCCACCTCGATGCGAGGCCCCAAAAGGGGGCGAGCCCGCTCCGGGCCGTAGCGTTCTCCAGCGTCATGCCCGACTCGCTAAGAGGCGCGACGAGCGCAATGGCGCTCGAGTCTTTGGCCGATTTCCGGCTGAGACTCCCCGAGGGGCCTGAAAACCGCGGCGGCCGTCTTCGCCAAACGCTGACCCGCCTGTACCAGGACCAGCTCCGCGATCCGATCGTCGATGCGGGGGTCGAGACGTTCAAGCTGCTGGAGACACTGAACCGACTCGACCCGGCGCACTACAAGCCGGAGAGCGGAGCGGCGTATCCCGACTCCGAGCTCGGACGCGGGCTTCGCCAGGTGGCGTTCCTCGCCAAGGCCCGCGTGGGACTCGAGGTCGCGTTCCTCGATCGCGGCGGCTGGGACACGCATGTCGCCCAAGGGAGCAGCACGGGCTACATGGCGCTCGGCCTCACGGATGTCTCCGACTCCCTTGCCGCCTTCGCGAAGGATCTCGGGCCCGCCCTCGACCGGACCACCGTCGTGGTGATGACGGAGTTTGGGCGACGCCTTCAGGAGAACAGCGGACTCGGCACGGACCACGGCCGAGGCTCGGTCATGACGGTCCTCGGCGGCGGCACGCAGGGGGGCAGGGTGCACGCGAAGTGGCCTGGGCTCGAGCCCCACGAGCTGGACGAGGTGGGAGACCTGCGCGTCACGACCGACTACCGCGACGTGCTCGCCGAGATTTTGGACAAACGGGTGCGCTCCACGAACCTTGCGGCGGTCTTTCCGGGCCATACGCCCAAGGCTTTGGGAGTGGTCCAATAG
- a CDS encoding DUF1800 domain-containing protein — translation MNVTRRDFFGLAAAAGVASAGCGRVARRLAGGQQPDAPLPQGDVRPIARFLNRVAFGAAPGDPARVASIGISAYVDDALMAKESEDPALQVRLASLDVLNLDALELSDLKEEAVVRQLQQAALLRAVYGRNQLHERMVDLWTNHFNIYSRKHYGAYYMAVDQLKVVRAHALGKFPDLVRASAHSPAMLNYLDNQVNRKGVPNENYARELMELHTLGVHGGYTQHDVREVARCLTGWTIETRFLHPKGRFRFDPGLHDNASPKRVLGTTIPTVKDPAAEVEWNGQRIPAGQLAGERVLDILANHPATAHFVASKLCRYFLGGEKREWVDRVASIYRQTGGEIRSMLRPILASQELLDSPPIAKRPFDFVASGMRALGAETDAGPAVLQHLDQMGQGLYEWPMPDGYPDKVSAWTGSMLARWNFAFEVATIGLRGTQVDWAAYGGGVDPSDRAIERFLASKRLPNRGLYKRLNEHVQGMEPERALRETAALCLASPEFQWR, via the coding sequence ATGAATGTGACGCGCCGCGACTTCTTCGGACTCGCGGCGGCGGCCGGCGTCGCGTCGGCCGGCTGCGGTCGGGTCGCCCGGCGCCTCGCCGGGGGGCAACAGCCCGACGCCCCCCTTCCGCAGGGCGACGTGCGGCCCATCGCGCGCTTCTTGAACCGGGTCGCATTCGGAGCCGCGCCAGGCGATCCCGCGCGCGTTGCGTCCATCGGGATCTCCGCCTACGTGGACGACGCCCTGATGGCCAAAGAGTCCGAAGACCCGGCGCTCCAAGTGCGCCTGGCGAGCCTCGACGTCCTCAACCTCGACGCGCTCGAACTGAGCGATCTGAAGGAGGAGGCGGTCGTCCGCCAGCTTCAGCAAGCGGCGCTCTTGCGGGCCGTCTACGGCCGGAACCAGCTCCACGAGCGCATGGTGGACCTTTGGACCAACCACTTCAACATCTACTCGCGCAAACACTACGGCGCCTACTACATGGCGGTTGACCAGCTCAAGGTTGTGCGGGCGCATGCCTTGGGCAAGTTTCCCGATCTCGTCCGCGCGTCGGCGCACAGCCCCGCCATGCTCAACTACCTGGACAACCAGGTCAACCGAAAAGGCGTCCCCAACGAGAACTATGCGCGCGAACTCATGGAGTTGCACACCCTGGGCGTTCATGGTGGGTACACGCAGCACGATGTGCGAGAGGTGGCGCGCTGCCTGACGGGGTGGACCATCGAGACGCGGTTCCTGCATCCCAAAGGGCGCTTCCGATTCGACCCGGGCCTTCATGACAACGCAAGCCCGAAGCGCGTGCTGGGAACGACCATCCCGACGGTCAAGGACCCGGCGGCGGAGGTGGAGTGGAATGGGCAGCGCATCCCCGCGGGCCAACTGGCGGGCGAGCGCGTGCTCGACATTCTCGCCAACCATCCCGCGACCGCGCACTTCGTCGCGTCGAAGCTGTGTCGGTACTTCCTGGGCGGCGAGAAACGCGAATGGGTCGACCGCGTGGCGTCGATCTACCGGCAGACCGGGGGAGAGATCCGCTCGATGCTGCGGCCGATCCTCGCGTCGCAGGAGCTCCTCGACTCTCCACCCATCGCCAAGCGGCCTTTCGATTTCGTCGCGTCCGGCATGCGGGCCCTGGGCGCGGAGACCGACGCCGGGCCGGCGGTGCTGCAGCATCTCGACCAGATGGGCCAAGGGCTCTACGAGTGGCCGATGCCCGACGGCTATCCCGACAAGGTTTCGGCTTGGACCGGTTCGATGCTCGCGCGGTGGAACTTCGCGTTCGAGGTGGCGACCATCGGGTTGCGGGGCACACAGGTCGATTGGGCCGCCTATGGAGGCGGCGTGGATCCGAGCGACCGCGCGATCGAACGGTTCCTCGCGTCGAAGCGCTTGCCGAACCGAGGCCTCTACAAGCGCTTGAACGAACATGTGCAGGGGATGGAACCGGAGCGCGCCCTTCGGGAAACCGCAGCTCTCTGCCTCGCCTCGCCGGAGTTTCAATGGCGATGA
- a CDS encoding class I SAM-dependent methyltransferase: MGRLVSTLDRRLYPDHSERGIHAHFRNRILSRLTPDSVMLDLGAGRGFRPAMDFRGCAARICGVDLDPCVLENPCLDEAKLLDSPTFPYPDATFDVVVSDNVLEHLDDPVVVFREVARVLKPGGLFLAKTPNRWHYVPVLATLTPDAFHKFYNERLGRKAEDTYPTRYRANSARAVRRIAGEAGLEVVEVEHFEGRPDYLRISAPTYVAGWLYERVVNASTLLRGVRLVLIIELRRPENHS, encoded by the coding sequence ATGGGCCGACTCGTTTCAACGCTCGACCGACGCCTCTATCCCGACCACTCGGAACGGGGCATCCACGCGCACTTCCGGAACCGCATTCTCTCGCGGCTCACACCGGACTCGGTGATGCTCGACTTGGGCGCGGGCAGGGGATTCCGACCCGCGATGGACTTCCGGGGATGTGCCGCCCGGATCTGCGGTGTCGACCTCGACCCTTGCGTCTTGGAGAACCCGTGCCTGGACGAAGCGAAACTGTTGGACAGTCCCACGTTCCCCTATCCCGACGCCACGTTCGACGTCGTGGTCAGCGACAACGTGCTGGAGCATCTGGACGACCCCGTCGTCGTGTTCCGCGAGGTGGCGCGGGTTCTGAAGCCCGGGGGCCTGTTTCTCGCGAAGACCCCCAACCGATGGCACTACGTTCCCGTACTGGCGACCCTCACCCCCGACGCGTTCCACAAGTTCTACAACGAGCGTCTTGGGCGGAAGGCCGAGGACACCTATCCCACCCGCTACCGCGCCAACTCGGCCCGGGCCGTGCGGCGCATCGCGGGCGAGGCCGGCCTCGAGGTGGTTGAAGTGGAGCACTTCGAGGGTCGGCCCGACTACCTTCGCATCAGCGCGCCCACGTATGTGGCCGGGTGGCTCTACGAGCGGGTCGTGAACGCATCCACCCTGCTCCGCGGCGTGCGGCTCGTCCTAATCATCGAACTTCGGCGGCCCGAAAATCACTCTTAG
- a CDS encoding SurA N-terminal domain-containing protein produces MKKTILFGIAASLAALFVAGCGRGGGGELAVVNGEKISAEDFHKYLETKNTVTVVTPTGAVEAQVAGSLAFQALKDLVARKVLIQLAKDEGVAPTEQDVLAELEFQKKLNPNFIKERTADGTSIQDLKEGILVSLAREKLLSKGITITKDEVDKYIANNKQMFMDPALADMQWIFVKTDAAKAAVDKELATGQPFLSVAQRLSEIPNARQDQARFPERRIGQLPPELQTLVNKTDELKVSDWLKLTDGWAKFYIQKKTPAKPINMDEPRKELVRRQLAQQRGSQAVDLNKRMSDKIKSSEIKVDDPTLKAPWDKAMEELKKASAADVPKGAEAPAPAAAGG; encoded by the coding sequence TTGAAGAAAACGATTTTGTTTGGTATCGCCGCATCACTAGCGGCTTTGTTCGTCGCCGGTTGCGGCCGCGGCGGCGGTGGCGAGCTTGCGGTCGTCAACGGCGAGAAGATCAGCGCCGAGGATTTCCACAAGTATCTGGAGACGAAGAACACGGTCACCGTTGTGACTCCGACCGGAGCGGTTGAGGCGCAGGTTGCTGGCAGCCTGGCGTTCCAGGCCCTCAAGGACCTTGTGGCGCGAAAGGTGCTCATCCAGCTCGCCAAAGACGAGGGTGTGGCTCCCACCGAGCAGGACGTGCTCGCGGAGCTGGAGTTCCAGAAGAAACTCAACCCCAACTTCATCAAGGAGAGAACGGCGGACGGAACGTCCATTCAGGACCTCAAGGAGGGCATCCTGGTCAGCCTGGCTCGCGAGAAACTGCTCAGCAAAGGCATCACGATCACGAAGGACGAGGTCGACAAGTACATCGCCAACAACAAGCAGATGTTCATGGACCCGGCTCTCGCCGATATGCAGTGGATCTTTGTGAAGACCGATGCGGCGAAGGCCGCGGTGGACAAGGAGCTTGCGACCGGACAGCCGTTCTTGTCCGTCGCCCAGCGCCTCAGTGAGATTCCCAACGCCCGCCAGGATCAGGCGCGCTTCCCAGAGAGAAGGATCGGCCAGCTGCCGCCGGAGCTGCAGACCCTCGTGAACAAGACGGATGAGCTGAAAGTCTCCGACTGGCTGAAGCTGACCGACGGCTGGGCGAAGTTCTACATCCAGAAGAAGACGCCTGCCAAGCCGATCAACATGGACGAGCCCCGCAAGGAGCTGGTTCGACGCCAGCTCGCCCAGCAGCGCGGCAGTCAGGCCGTCGACTTGAACAAGCGGATGTCCGACAAGATCAAGTCGAGCGAGATCAAGGTCGACGACCCGACGCTGAAAGCGCCCTGGGACAAGGCCATGGAAGAGCTGAAGAAGGCGAGCGCCGCCGACGTTCCCAAGGGGGCCGAGGCACCCGCGCCGGCCGCGGCGGGCGGCTAG
- a CDS encoding FliA/WhiG family RNA polymerase sigma factor → MPLSPEQLKRSWVDFKVYKNPEARAHLINHYSYLVKITAGRLVTSLPGGLDREDLIGAGVIGLIKSVDQFDPTRDVKFETYAIALIRGAILEMLRDEDWVPRSIREKLKALDRTMMALETKMGRPATDHEIAETMQMSQQDVSELMVRMGRTNVYSLDDILTTGDGDDHIHFVELIVDENANPEGEVEGREVRRQLATGVDKLPERERLVVALYYFEGLTFKEIGKVLGVSESRVYQLHTQAMTRLRNFMQQEGGVPVR, encoded by the coding sequence ATGCCGTTGTCGCCAGAGCAGCTCAAGCGATCGTGGGTGGACTTCAAGGTCTACAAGAACCCGGAGGCGCGCGCGCACCTCATCAACCACTACTCGTACCTCGTCAAGATCACGGCGGGCCGCCTCGTCACGAGCCTTCCCGGCGGTCTGGATCGGGAAGACCTGATCGGCGCGGGCGTCATCGGTTTGATCAAGAGCGTCGATCAGTTCGACCCGACGCGCGACGTCAAGTTCGAAACGTACGCCATCGCCTTGATCCGTGGCGCGATTTTGGAGATGCTGCGCGACGAGGACTGGGTCCCGCGATCGATTCGAGAGAAGCTCAAGGCGCTCGATCGCACGATGATGGCGCTCGAAACCAAGATGGGCCGACCGGCGACCGACCACGAGATCGCCGAGACCATGCAGATGAGCCAGCAAGACGTGTCGGAGCTGATGGTGCGCATGGGCCGCACGAATGTGTACAGCCTGGACGACATCTTGACCACGGGCGACGGCGACGACCACATCCACTTTGTCGAGCTGATCGTCGACGAGAACGCGAACCCGGAGGGCGAGGTCGAGGGACGCGAGGTCCGGCGGCAACTGGCCACCGGTGTGGACAAGCTGCCCGAGCGCGAGCGGCTCGTGGTCGCACTCTACTATTTCGAAGGCCTGACCTTCAAAGAGATTGGCAAGGTGCTCGGTGTGAGCGAGTCCCGCGTCTACCAACTGCACACCCAGGCCATGACCCGGTTGCGCAACTTCATGCAGCAGGAGGGCGGGGTCCCGGTCCGCTAG
- a CDS encoding MBL fold metallo-hydrolase: MATAVILGSGTSNGVPMLGVEYPEAYLAEPKNHRSRCSLLLEGEGGNVLVDCPPELRLQLLREHVRMVDAVILTHTHADHVMGMDDLRSFCIVGKRDMPIYTLPRYQQDIRRIFAYAFEPLQADVEVPRFDLRDAPLVLHACGFEIELFCVVHGPWPVLALRVGDFAYVTDVGEIPPEAEAHLQGLETLVLDAVRKRPHPNHFHFEKAIEVAQRLAARKTYFTHLSHDYDHHATNAILPDGIELAYDGLRIPL; the protein is encoded by the coding sequence ATGGCCACGGCCGTGATCTTGGGCTCGGGGACGAGCAACGGGGTCCCGATGTTGGGCGTGGAGTACCCCGAGGCGTATCTTGCCGAGCCGAAGAACCACCGTTCCCGCTGTTCGCTGCTGCTCGAGGGCGAGGGGGGCAACGTCCTGGTGGACTGTCCGCCCGAGTTGCGGCTCCAACTCCTTCGCGAGCACGTTCGGATGGTGGACGCCGTGATCCTCACGCACACGCATGCGGACCACGTCATGGGGATGGACGACCTGCGTTCCTTCTGCATCGTCGGCAAGCGCGACATGCCGATCTACACCCTTCCGAGGTACCAGCAGGACATCCGCCGCATCTTCGCTTACGCGTTCGAACCCCTGCAGGCCGACGTTGAGGTGCCACGCTTCGACCTGCGGGACGCGCCTCTCGTCCTGCACGCGTGCGGCTTCGAGATCGAGCTTTTCTGCGTCGTTCACGGGCCGTGGCCCGTCCTTGCCTTGCGGGTGGGCGACTTCGCGTACGTGACCGACGTGGGGGAGATCCCCCCGGAGGCCGAGGCGCACCTTCAGGGGTTGGAAACGTTGGTGTTGGACGCGGTGCGCAAGCGACCGCACCCGAACCACTTCCACTTTGAGAAGGCGATCGAGGTCGCCCAGCGGCTCGCCGCGCGAAAAACGTACTTCACCCATCTCAGCCACGACTACGATCACCATGCCACGAACGCGATCTTGCCCGACGGAATCGAACTGGCTTACGACGGCCTTCGCATTCCGCTTTAG